In the genome of Corythoichthys intestinalis isolate RoL2023-P3 chromosome 19, ASM3026506v1, whole genome shotgun sequence, one region contains:
- the LOC130907303 gene encoding adenosine 5'-monophosphoramidase HINT3-like isoform X1, with protein MATQIAGDDDECSFCQIVQSQTDTEILISDDELLCFRDVKPGAGHHYLVITRTHISNCKALRAEHIPTVERMAEMGRNVLEKNKVRDLNDVRLGFHVPPFSSVPHLHLHALAPASKMNDSARRRYGPQSHWFITVEEALSQLRTRGRIK; from the exons ATGGCGACTCAAATCGCCGGCGACGACGACGAATGTTCTTTTTGCCAGATTGTCCAAAGCCAAACTGACACCGAAATCCTCATTAGT GATGATGAATTGTTGTGCTTCCGGGATGTGAAGCCGGGTGCTGGCCATCATTATCTCGTCATAACCAGGACCCACATTAGCAATTGTAAAGCGCTGCGTGCAGAACACATTCCTACAG TGGAGCGCATGGCTGAGATGGGAAGGAACGTTTTAGAGAAAAATAAAGTGCGAGATCTCAACGACGTGAG GTTGGGCTTCCACGTTCCTCCATTTTCATCTGTGCCGCACCTCCACCTTCACGCTTTGGCGCCTGCTAGTAAGATGAACGACAGCGCGCGGCGGAGATACGGGCCGCAGTCGCACTGGTTCATCACC GTGGAGGAAGCGCTGTCTCAGCTCAGAACACGTGGCAGAATCAAATAA
- the LOC130907303 gene encoding adenosine 5'-monophosphoramidase HINT3-like isoform X2, protein MATQIAGDDDECSFCQIVQSQTDTEILISPGAGHHYLVITRTHISNCKALRAEHIPTVERMAEMGRNVLEKNKVRDLNDVRLGFHVPPFSSVPHLHLHALAPASKMNDSARRRYGPQSHWFITVEEALSQLRTRGRIK, encoded by the exons ATGGCGACTCAAATCGCCGGCGACGACGACGAATGTTCTTTTTGCCAGATTGTCCAAAGCCAAACTGACACCGAAATCCTCATTAGT CCGGGTGCTGGCCATCATTATCTCGTCATAACCAGGACCCACATTAGCAATTGTAAAGCGCTGCGTGCAGAACACATTCCTACAG TGGAGCGCATGGCTGAGATGGGAAGGAACGTTTTAGAGAAAAATAAAGTGCGAGATCTCAACGACGTGAG GTTGGGCTTCCACGTTCCTCCATTTTCATCTGTGCCGCACCTCCACCTTCACGCTTTGGCGCCTGCTAGTAAGATGAACGACAGCGCGCGGCGGAGATACGGGCCGCAGTCGCACTGGTTCATCACC GTGGAGGAAGCGCTGTCTCAGCTCAGAACACGTGGCAGAATCAAATAA